The Pirellulales bacterium genome contains the following window.
GTGGGCATCTTGCCATTCCAGCCGGCCGACGACGTGGCGGGCCCTGGGAAAGGCAGGCATCAGCCTGCGCTGGCCATCTCGGCGCGTGGTTCCGCCGGCGTGGTCCCAATGCAGGTGGCTGAGTACGACCGTGTCGATTTCGTCGGGCGCCACTCCGACGCGTGCCAACTCGATCGCGAGCCGGTCTTCGGCTTCGAGGTTATAGAACTTGCGATCGAGCGGCGCGTGCTTGGTACCGTAACCCGTGTCGATCAGAATCGTGCGCCGGCCGTTGCGGGCCAGCAGGCAGTTGCACGTGCACGGGATCCGGTTCTGCTCGTCGGGCATGACGAGCATTTCCCAGAGCCGGCGCGGGACCACGCCGAACATGATGCCGCCGTCGATGACGAAACGCCCGCCGGAGATGAAGTCCAGTCGCCAATCGCCCACCGTGATGTGCAATTCGCGGTGGAGCGGTTGCGGCAGCGTTGCGCGGGCAGTGGCCATGGCCTATCGTGGTCCGGTTACAGGCGCGGCGTGCGTCAGGGAAGTTGCGCCGCGATGATCTTGCCGCTGGGCGTCCGGGGCAGCCGGTCGGTGAGCACGACGGTCCGCGGACGTTTGTAATACACCAGCTCGGCATCGCAGTAGGCACGCACGCGAGCTTCGTCGACTTGCGGATCGGTTACCAATGCTGCTTTGACGAACTGGCGTCCGTTGCGGTCCTGTCCCGCGTAGACCTTCACGTCCATTACGCCGGGCAGCGCCGCCAGCACTTCTTCCACTTCGACGGGGATCACCTTCAGGCCGCCGACGTTGATGACCTCCGACTCGCGTCCATGCAGATGCAGGCCGCCGCGCTCGTCACGCATGCCGATGTCGCCGGTGACGAACCAACCGTCGGCGATCGCGGCCATATCGATCCCGTCGTAGGCCAGGTAGCCGGCCATCATGGAGGAGCTGCGAATGGCGACGCGGCCGATGTCTTCGCGCGAGTTACTCATCGCGCCCGCCGCGCGAATCTCGGCATCGACGCCCCGCATCGAGGGTCCGACGTAACCGTCGCCCGCCAGGCCGAAATCGGCAGTGCCGACGCTGATGCCGCCGGTCTCGGTCGTACCATAAAGGGGCCGGACGTGCACTCCGGCGCACTCGAAGAATCGCCGCGCCGTTCGCTCGGGCAAAGGCGCACCTGCCGAGAGCACGCACCGCGCCGTTCCTCGCAGGCTGTTGCCAGCCCCGAAGGTCAGCACGTCGAGCATGGCGGGGACCGCCGGCAGGATCGTGATGCCCTGCTCGAGCAGGGCTCGCCGTGCGATGGCCGCGTCGAACGATCGCATGGTGACGACTTTCGCATGGCTGATGAGCGGGACCATCACGCCCATGCCATAGGCGTAGGCATGGCTCATCGGCGTCGTGGCCAGGATCACGTCGTGCGGACCGATGCCGATCGTCTCGACATAATGGGCTGCCTCGGCGATGGCACAGGCGCCCGGCCGCACGGCGACCTTCGGCACGCCCGTCGTACCTGAGGTCGGATGCAGCGGCACGGCCGGCAGCGCGGGAAATCGCAGCTCGAATGCCGGATCTTGCGGTGACACCCGCGCGAGTCGCGTGTGCCACGTTCCGTCTGCAGCAAGCTGCCGGGCGGGTAGCTGTGCGTCGTCGAGTTCGGTGTCGCTCGCCTCGTCGGTCAGCACCCACGGCGCTCCAAAGCGCAGGGCCGTCCGGCGCAGTTCGACGGCCGGTGTTTTGACGTGGACCAACAGCGGAGCAGCGCCGATTTCGAGCGCCGCTCCCAGCACAGCAAAAAACGCCGGTCCGTTCGCCACGGCCACCACGATCCGCTCGCCGGGCTGCACACCGCATTGCGTGAGCTCGCGTGCCAGGTGTTCGCGACCGCGGCCCAGCGCGGCCGGCCCTACCACGCGACCTGCGTCGAGATCGATGATCGATCCGCGGAAGGCGGCGCAGGCGGCGAGGATCGGCCCCGGCGACAACACGCTGGCTAACGTGGCCACAGACATCGGCAAGCGTCCTCGA
Protein-coding sequences here:
- a CDS encoding MBL fold metallo-hydrolase, whose amino-acid sequence is MATARATLPQPLHRELHITVGDWRLDFISGGRFVIDGGIMFGVVPRRLWEMLVMPDEQNRIPCTCNCLLARNGRRTILIDTGYGTKHAPLDRKFYNLEAEDRLAIELARVGVAPDEIDTVVLSHLHWDHAGGTTRRDGQRRLMPAFPRARHVVGRLEWQDAHSGADELAGSYPLEHIDPLTQAAQLDLVDDGHNIAPGIHLHLTGGHTRGHLAVTIESRDVQVMYLADLCPSASHLRRLWSLAYDVYPLETRREKPRWLGRAADGRWIVVWSHDPRYAASRITRDPRGEFAIAESWTAP
- a CDS encoding acyl--CoA ligase produces the protein MSVATLASVLSPGPILAACAAFRGSIIDLDAGRVVGPAALGRGREHLARELTQCGVQPGERIVVAVANGPAFFAVLGAALEIGAAPLLVHVKTPAVELRRTALRFGAPWVLTDEASDTELDDAQLPARQLAADGTWHTRLARVSPQDPAFELRFPALPAVPLHPTSGTTGVPKVAVRPGACAIAEAAHYVETIGIGPHDVILATTPMSHAYAYGMGVMVPLISHAKVVTMRSFDAAIARRALLEQGITILPAVPAMLDVLTFGAGNSLRGTARCVLSAGAPLPERTARRFFECAGVHVRPLYGTTETGGISVGTADFGLAGDGYVGPSMRGVDAEIRAAGAMSNSREDIGRVAIRSSSMMAGYLAYDGIDMAAIADGWFVTGDIGMRDERGGLHLHGRESEVINVGGLKVIPVEVEEVLAALPGVMDVKVYAGQDRNGRQFVKAALVTDPQVDEARVRAYCDAELVYYKRPRTVVLTDRLPRTPSGKIIAAQLP